A genomic window from Erythrobacter sp. BLCC-B19 includes:
- a CDS encoding class I SAM-dependent methyltransferase → MGLRDWYEANVMPRLITCACSQGQVMKRRAAVVPRARGDVFELGCGGGINHEFYDARAITSYAGIDPHEGLLDATRAAARAKGWAADLRQGRGEAIPFADASFDCVVCTFTLCSVDDPTQVMRELRRILRPGGQALFLEHGRAPDAGVRGWQERVEPLWKRLAGGCHLTRPIASALTGAGFAVETLGQGYTPKAPRFAGWMEWGVARKAGA, encoded by the coding sequence ATGGGGCTGCGCGACTGGTACGAGGCGAACGTCATGCCGCGGCTGATCACCTGTGCGTGCTCGCAGGGACAGGTGATGAAACGCCGCGCCGCGGTGGTGCCGAGGGCGCGCGGCGACGTGTTCGAGCTGGGCTGCGGGGGCGGGATCAATCACGAATTCTACGATGCCCGCGCGATCACCTCCTATGCCGGGATCGACCCGCATGAGGGGCTGCTCGATGCCACGCGCGCTGCGGCGCGGGCGAAGGGCTGGGCGGCCGACCTCAGGCAGGGGCGGGGCGAGGCGATTCCGTTCGCCGATGCCAGCTTTGACTGCGTGGTGTGCACCTTCACCTTGTGCTCGGTCGATGATCCCACGCAGGTGATGCGCGAGCTGCGCCGGATCCTGCGCCCCGGCGGGCAAGCCCTGTTCCTAGAACATGGCCGTGCGCCCGACGCTGGCGTGCGCGGGTGGCAGGAGCGGGTCGAGCCCTTGTGGAAACGGCTTGCGGGTGGCTGCCATCTGACCCGGCCCATTGCCAGCGCGCTGACCGGAGCAGGCTTTGCCGTCGAGACCTTGGGGCAGGGCTACACCCCCAAGGCGCCGCGCTTTGCCGGATGGATGGAGTGGGGGGTGGCGCGCAAGGCGGGCGCGTGA
- a CDS encoding tetratricopeptide repeat protein → MHKGQRAVRSLIALAAALIAFALPGLASPALASSQSAQTDEGPAMAAYRSGDYDTARTLWQQGCDAGSMRDCFEVGIVYRDGEGVAPDAARYLALMARACDGGIGAACHNLAREELRAAEEGTGSVTPAQVTAGTAFYARACKLGTQVSCRNLSLHLAREAAKGDKAALDSLRQACLDGSGSVCFGLASLYDIHLEASLGDDPAAANAALLLGCERMDRDSCQNLAWHYDHGFGFATNRVRGSALYHLACDDDPGFVCPMVPGSAIAAHPDRDAPVSRQWQRAAGAYRAACEDGLAMGCFGYARLIAKSGKGESEGAAMREWLGKALSLSPGMPVATELLRRVEAGELPPAPLG, encoded by the coding sequence ATGCACAAGGGGCAGCGCGCCGTGCGGTCGCTGATCGCGCTGGCCGCTGCCCTGATTGCATTCGCCCTGCCCGGGCTTGCCTCACCTGCCTTGGCCTCGTCGCAGTCCGCACAGACCGACGAAGGCCCAGCCATGGCAGCCTATCGCAGCGGCGACTACGACACTGCCCGCACGCTTTGGCAACAGGGCTGCGATGCGGGATCGATGCGCGACTGCTTCGAAGTCGGCATCGTCTACCGCGACGGCGAAGGGGTCGCACCCGATGCGGCGCGCTACCTCGCCCTGATGGCCCGCGCCTGCGATGGCGGGATAGGTGCGGCCTGCCACAATCTCGCCCGCGAGGAATTGCGCGCCGCCGAGGAGGGCACCGGCAGCGTGACCCCGGCCCAAGTCACAGCGGGCACTGCCTTCTACGCCCGCGCCTGCAAACTCGGCACGCAGGTCAGCTGCCGCAATCTCAGCCTCCACCTCGCGCGCGAAGCAGCAAAAGGCGACAAGGCCGCGCTCGATAGCCTGCGCCAGGCCTGCCTCGACGGTTCCGGCTCGGTCTGCTTCGGTCTCGCCAGCCTTTACGATATCCACCTTGAGGCGAGCCTCGGCGATGATCCGGCCGCCGCCAATGCGGCGCTGTTGCTCGGGTGCGAACGGATGGATCGTGACAGCTGCCAGAACCTCGCGTGGCATTACGACCACGGCTTCGGCTTTGCGACCAACCGCGTGCGCGGATCGGCGCTCTATCATCTTGCCTGCGACGATGATCCGGGCTTCGTGTGCCCCATGGTTCCCGGCAGCGCGATTGCCGCCCACCCCGACAGGGATGCCCCGGTCAGCCGGCAATGGCAGCGCGCCGCGGGCGCCTACCGCGCGGCCTGCGAGGATGGGCTGGCGATGGGATGCTTCGGCTATGCGCGGCTCATCGCCAAAAGCGGCAAGGGCGAAAGCGAGGGCGCTGCGATGCGCGAATGGCTCGGCAAGGCGCTCAGTCTTTCGCCCGGAATGCCGGTTGCAACGGAGCTGCTGCGGCGGGTCGAGGCAGGCGAATTGCCGCCTGCGCCGCTCGGCTGA